One part of the Streptomyces nigra genome encodes these proteins:
- a CDS encoding DUF6114 domain-containing protein: protein MDGRAGARAAFRRWRYGRPFWGGLLLALGGAWILLTMKASLKVVLHIGMQGLAGYLLPGLMVLLGLLTLFNPTQRLFYSITGVLVSLGTWLTSNLGGFLVGLLLGVIGSCLVFGWLPDQEPRRSRRERRRTAVEAG from the coding sequence ATGGACGGGCGAGCGGGCGCGCGGGCCGCCTTCCGCCGGTGGCGGTACGGCCGGCCCTTCTGGGGCGGGCTGCTGCTGGCCCTCGGCGGGGCCTGGATCCTGCTGACGATGAAGGCCTCGCTGAAGGTCGTCCTGCACATCGGCATGCAGGGGCTGGCCGGGTATCTGCTGCCCGGGCTGATGGTGCTGCTGGGCCTGCTCACCCTGTTCAACCCCACCCAGCGGCTCTTCTACTCGATCACCGGTGTCCTGGTGTCGCTGGGGACCTGGCTCACCTCCAACCTCGGCGGCTTCCTGGTCGGTCTGCTCCTCGGTGTGATCGGAAGCTGTCTGGTGTTCGGATGGCTGCCGGACCAGGAGCCGCGGCGGAGCCGGCGGGAGCGCCGGCGCACCGCCGTCGAGGCGGGCTGA
- a CDS encoding DUF6230 family protein, protein MASSSDVTASAGDTPEPPESGSARRGRVRARRAAVMAVPATLVAAGLAVLTAEGALGVQFAISGMPFTVTATELNGTGFAQFGGLDEMAPGSPNEGDTGGQVLVVTSAIKNATLTKLCQSVDLGGTNLLITAGSGADKVTASDLTTDSTELSGDAAFNNIEIGNDASTLTKGGAKGPIGVFSQQADTVRIANLRQTNYATTAGVFKLPGLKLRFSGSGC, encoded by the coding sequence ATGGCCTCGTCCTCCGACGTCACCGCGTCCGCCGGTGACACCCCCGAGCCGCCGGAAAGCGGTTCCGCCCGCCGCGGGCGCGTCCGGGCCCGCCGGGCCGCCGTGATGGCGGTGCCGGCCACCCTGGTCGCCGCCGGCCTCGCGGTGCTCACCGCCGAGGGCGCGCTGGGTGTGCAGTTCGCCATCTCCGGCATGCCGTTCACGGTCACCGCGACGGAGCTGAACGGCACCGGCTTCGCGCAGTTCGGCGGCCTCGACGAGATGGCGCCGGGCAGCCCCAACGAGGGCGACACCGGCGGCCAGGTCCTCGTCGTCACCTCCGCCATCAAGAACGCCACCCTGACCAAGCTGTGCCAGAGCGTCGACCTCGGCGGCACCAACCTGCTGATCACCGCGGGCAGCGGCGCCGACAAGGTCACCGCCAGCGATCTGACGACCGACTCCACCGAGCTGTCCGGCGACGCGGCGTTCAACAACATCGAGATCGGCAACGACGCGAGCACCCTGACCAAGGGCGGGGCCAAGGGGCCCATCGGCGTCTTCAGCCAGCAGGCCGACACCGTGCGGATCGCGAACCTGCGGCAGACCAACTACGCCACCACCGCCGGGGTGTTCAAACTGCCCGGGCTGAAGCTGCGGTTCAGCGGCTCGGGGTGCTGA
- a CDS encoding Tat pathway signal sequence domain protein, translated as MRTRTLTTLAGAVAALTLPLAVPASAADGAVLTVGSPGGAAVAAGDVLTAPLAAGSTATFYSSATGTSGLTCTSSRFTAAVTGNPAAPGTATESVTAHTFDAASCTTNVIGVLGVTSITVNNLPYDSTVSSDGTVTVTPPAGSTVRTTVVLRTLLGSVNCVYQAPGLTGTASNDDHTIAFERQQFSKVSGSSLCFANGYFSAKYAPVTGDGEVVYVN; from the coding sequence ATGCGCACCCGTACCCTCACGACCCTGGCCGGCGCCGTCGCCGCGCTCACCCTCCCGCTGGCCGTCCCCGCCTCCGCGGCCGACGGCGCGGTGCTCACCGTCGGTTCCCCCGGCGGTGCCGCGGTCGCCGCCGGTGACGTCCTCACCGCCCCGCTGGCCGCCGGCAGCACCGCGACCTTCTACTCGAGCGCCACCGGCACCAGCGGTCTGACCTGTACGTCGTCCCGGTTCACCGCCGCCGTGACCGGCAACCCGGCCGCGCCCGGCACCGCCACGGAATCCGTCACCGCGCACACCTTCGACGCCGCCAGCTGCACCACCAACGTGATCGGCGTCCTCGGCGTCACCAGCATCACGGTCAACAACCTGCCGTACGACTCCACCGTCTCCTCGGACGGCACGGTCACGGTCACCCCGCCCGCCGGCTCCACCGTGCGTACCACCGTCGTGCTGCGCACCCTGCTGGGCAGCGTCAACTGCGTCTACCAGGCCCCGGGACTCACCGGCACGGCGAGCAACGACGACCACACCATCGCCTTCGAGCGGCAGCAGTTCAGCAAGGTGTCCGGCTCGTCCCTGTGCTTCGCCAACGGCTACTTCAGCGCCAAGTACGCCCCGGTGACCGGTGACGGCGAGGTGGTCTACGTCAACTGA
- a CDS encoding lytic polysaccharide monooxygenase, translated as MSRMPWKSSQRVAALTAAVAVPSLLTVWAAGPAAAHGAPTDPVSRVYACSPEGGAASRSAACRAAVAANGAPFTAWDNLRIANVNGRDRQVLPDGGLCSGGLSPYRGLDLARSDWPSTRLSPGATLTMRYASTIPHTGTFQLYLTKPGYDPAKPLKWSDLPDRPFAEVKDPALTNGAYRMTVRLPSDRSGRHVLYTVWRNTSTPDTYYSCSDVVFPAEEKGGAAATPSSSAKPSAKPTKKAPATRSPTPSASEAAGKTASAAPRAQGADTPAAAPVASTGTSGTGASAPLLAGGAAAVLVLTGGAALALRLRRR; from the coding sequence ATGTCCCGGATGCCCTGGAAGAGTTCGCAGCGTGTCGCCGCCCTGACGGCCGCCGTCGCCGTGCCGTCGCTGCTCACGGTGTGGGCGGCCGGGCCCGCCGCGGCGCACGGGGCGCCGACGGATCCGGTCAGCCGGGTGTACGCCTGCTCCCCCGAGGGCGGTGCCGCGTCCCGGTCGGCGGCGTGCCGGGCGGCGGTCGCGGCGAACGGCGCGCCCTTCACGGCCTGGGACAACCTGCGGATCGCGAACGTGAACGGGCGGGACAGGCAGGTCCTGCCGGACGGCGGGCTGTGCAGCGGCGGACTGTCCCCCTACCGGGGCCTCGACCTCGCGCGCTCCGACTGGCCGTCGACCCGGCTCTCCCCCGGCGCCACCCTGACGATGCGGTACGCCTCGACGATCCCGCACACCGGCACGTTCCAGCTCTATCTCACCAAGCCCGGCTACGACCCGGCGAAGCCCCTGAAGTGGTCCGATCTGCCGGACCGGCCCTTCGCGGAGGTCAAGGACCCGGCGCTGACGAACGGCGCGTACCGGATGACGGTGCGGTTGCCCTCGGACCGGTCGGGCCGGCATGTGCTGTACACGGTGTGGCGCAACACCAGTACGCCGGACACCTATTACTCGTGCTCGGACGTGGTGTTCCCGGCCGAGGAGAAGGGAGGCGCGGCGGCTACGCCCAGCAGCAGCGCGAAGCCGAGTGCGAAGCCCACGAAGAAGGCGCCGGCCACCAGGTCGCCCACGCCCTCCGCCTCCGAGGCGGCCGGGAAGACCGCCTCCGCGGCCCCGCGCGCGCAGGGCGCCGACACCCCCGCCGCCGCTCCGGTGGCGTCCACCGGCACATCCGGTACGGGGGCCTCGGCGCCCCTGCTCGCGGGCGGCGCCGCCGCGGTGCTGGTGCTCACCGGGGGCGCCGCGCTGGCCCTGCGGCTGCGCCGGAGGTGA
- a CDS encoding S8 family peptidase has product MRTSASLRRKLISVAAVSATLLAGATTVAVAQEPAPPASSAVPTARTEAAPGTPAERLIVGYESGAAEAKSDKAAKADAAAKGKKAGEDLGFARRLGSGAALVDLGDDVTTKDVGDVVAAYQADPQVAYVVPDRLNKPQATPNDTEYAKQWDLFETTAGMRVPGAWDVATGTGVTVAVIDTGYVSHSDLAANIVAGYDFISDATVANDGNGRDSNPADPGDWTAANECQSGDPAYGSSWHGTHVAGTIAAVTGNSKGVAGIAHGAKVSPLRVLGKCGGYDSDIIDAITWASGGTVSGVPANANVAKVINMSLGGGGSCTTATQSAINAAVSRGTTVVVAAGNSNANAANYSPASCANVISVAAADRQGNRSYYSNYGTVVDIAAPGGETNSVTADGILSTLNSGAQGPSGENYAYYQGTSMAAPHIAGLAALMKSANASLTPAQIESAIKTNARTLPGTCSGGCGAGLADATKTVQAVSGGSTGGTTFTSTSALSIPDAGSAVESPITVSGRGGNAPAALKVDVDITHTYRGDLVVDLVAPDGSTYRLKSSSGSDSADDVRATYTVNASTETADGTWKLRVRDTAAQDTGRINSWSLTF; this is encoded by the coding sequence TTGCGCACCTCCGCATCCCTCAGACGCAAGCTGATATCCGTCGCCGCGGTCTCCGCGACCCTCCTCGCGGGCGCCACCACGGTCGCCGTCGCCCAGGAACCCGCTCCCCCCGCCTCCTCGGCCGTCCCCACGGCCCGGACCGAGGCCGCCCCCGGCACCCCGGCCGAGCGCCTGATCGTCGGCTACGAGTCCGGTGCCGCCGAGGCGAAGAGCGACAAGGCCGCCAAGGCCGACGCCGCCGCCAAGGGCAAGAAGGCCGGCGAGGACCTCGGCTTCGCGCGCCGCCTCGGTTCCGGCGCCGCCCTCGTCGACCTCGGCGACGACGTCACCACCAAGGACGTCGGCGACGTCGTCGCCGCCTACCAGGCCGACCCGCAGGTCGCCTACGTCGTACCGGACCGGCTGAACAAGCCGCAGGCCACCCCGAACGACACCGAGTACGCCAAGCAGTGGGACCTCTTCGAGACCACCGCCGGCATGCGGGTGCCGGGCGCCTGGGACGTCGCCACCGGCACCGGTGTGACCGTCGCCGTCATCGACACCGGCTACGTCAGCCACTCCGACCTCGCCGCGAACATCGTCGCCGGCTACGACTTCATCTCCGACGCCACCGTCGCCAACGACGGCAACGGCCGCGACAGCAACCCGGCCGACCCGGGCGACTGGACCGCCGCGAACGAGTGCCAGTCGGGCGACCCTGCGTACGGCTCCTCCTGGCACGGCACGCACGTCGCCGGCACGATCGCCGCCGTCACCGGCAACAGCAAGGGCGTCGCGGGCATCGCCCACGGCGCGAAGGTCTCCCCGCTGCGCGTCCTCGGCAAGTGCGGCGGCTACGACTCCGACATCATCGACGCGATCACCTGGGCGTCCGGCGGCACCGTCTCCGGTGTCCCGGCCAACGCCAACGTCGCCAAGGTCATCAACATGAGCCTGGGCGGCGGCGGTTCGTGCACCACCGCGACCCAGAGCGCGATCAACGCCGCCGTGAGCCGGGGCACCACGGTCGTCGTCGCCGCGGGCAACAGCAACGCCAACGCCGCGAACTACTCGCCGGCCTCGTGCGCCAACGTCATCAGCGTCGCCGCCGCCGACCGGCAGGGCAACCGCTCCTACTACTCCAACTACGGCACCGTCGTCGACATCGCGGCGCCCGGCGGAGAGACCAACTCGGTGACCGCGGACGGCATCCTGTCCACGCTGAACTCCGGTGCCCAGGGTCCGTCCGGCGAGAACTACGCCTACTACCAGGGCACCAGCATGGCCGCCCCGCACATCGCGGGCCTCGCCGCCCTGATGAAGTCGGCGAACGCGTCCCTGACCCCGGCGCAGATCGAGTCCGCGATCAAGACCAACGCCCGGACGCTGCCCGGCACCTGCTCCGGCGGCTGCGGCGCGGGCCTCGCGGACGCGACGAAGACGGTGCAGGCGGTGAGCGGCGGCTCCACGGGGGGCACCACCTTCACCAGCACCTCCGCGCTGTCCATCCCGGACGCCGGTTCCGCGGTCGAGTCCCCGATCACCGTGTCCGGCCGTGGCGGCAACGCCCCCGCGGCCCTGAAGGTCGACGTGGACATCACCCACACCTACCGCGGTGACCTGGTCGTCGACCTGGTCGCCCCGGACGGTTCGACGTACCGGCTGAAGTCCTCGAGCGGCTCCGACTCCGCGGACGACGTCCGGGCCACCTACACGGTGAACGCCTCCACCGAGACCGCCGACGGCACCTGGAAGCTGCGGGTCCGTGACACGGCCGCGCAGGACACCGGCCGGATCAACAGCTGGAGCCTGACCTTCTGA
- a CDS encoding ScbR family autoregulator-binding transcription factor, translated as MARQERAIRTRQVILEAAGAVFDEHGYAATTISMVLERAAVTKGALYFHFPSKESLAQAVLDEQISFGAVPPHPCKLQEVVDMTFVFGQRLLHNSLLKGSVRLAVDQSAPSGVDHSGAFRQWADLLVRVMEQASEQGELLPTVRPRQTVELLVGSFAGIQLMSRALTDREDLAERISQLWGHLLPGIAVPGLLTGIDREPDRGLRVLAALDSEAPADATAAGVGHA; from the coding sequence ATGGCGAGGCAGGAGCGCGCCATCAGAACGCGGCAGGTGATCCTGGAGGCGGCCGGGGCCGTCTTCGACGAGCACGGGTACGCGGCCACGACCATCTCGATGGTCCTGGAGCGCGCCGCGGTGACCAAGGGCGCCCTGTACTTCCACTTCCCCTCCAAGGAGTCGCTCGCCCAGGCCGTGCTGGACGAGCAGATCTCGTTCGGCGCGGTGCCGCCGCACCCCTGCAAGCTGCAGGAAGTCGTCGACATGACCTTCGTGTTCGGGCAGCGCCTGCTGCACAACTCCCTGCTGAAGGGGAGCGTGCGGCTCGCCGTGGACCAGAGCGCGCCGTCCGGCGTGGACCACTCGGGGGCGTTCCGACAGTGGGCGGACCTGCTGGTCCGGGTGATGGAACAGGCGTCGGAGCAGGGCGAGTTGCTGCCGACCGTACGGCCGCGGCAGACGGTGGAGCTGCTGGTCGGCTCGTTCGCCGGCATCCAGCTGATGTCGAGGGCGCTGACCGACCGGGAGGATCTGGCCGAGCGGATCTCGCAGTTGTGGGGACATCTGCTGCCGGGCATCGCGGTGCCGGGCCTGCTGACCGGGATCGACCGGGAGCCCGACCGGGGGCTGCGGGTGCTCGCCGCCCTCGACTCAGAAGCCCCGGCGGACGCGACGGCCGCGGGCGTGGGCCACGCCTGA
- a CDS encoding ScbA/BarX family gamma-butyrolactone biosynthesis protein produces the protein MPPSRPLATTPLAGLPTAPNGLTATVPRQLVHRASVAETFLTGAVATGADRFDVFAEWPRTHQLLVSPDRSVYQPLLVAETVRQAGTLLAHTAYDVPLGHRFVLHELAMTVRPGLLAVGPSPAEPLLRLAVTDVTRRGGRPAGFRYEADALLGGTSVATARVAASWTSEAVYRRLRGGRSAADVSALPAPAGLPPAVVGRASAADVVLAPAAAPGRWRLRVDTGHAVFFDHPLDHVPGMLLLEAACQVLAADPASHGRTPVSFDCVFHRYAELDLPTWMESTRQTGPDGARIRITARQKDSTVFECGVGTEER, from the coding sequence ATGCCACCTTCGCGGCCACTCGCCACGACCCCGCTCGCCGGACTGCCCACGGCGCCCAACGGATTGACGGCCACGGTACCCCGCCAGCTCGTGCATCGCGCCTCGGTAGCCGAAACGTTTCTGACCGGGGCGGTCGCCACCGGCGCCGACCGATTCGACGTCTTCGCCGAGTGGCCGCGCACCCATCAACTGCTGGTCTCGCCCGACCGCTCCGTCTACCAGCCGCTGCTCGTCGCCGAGACCGTCCGCCAGGCCGGCACCCTGCTCGCCCACACCGCCTACGACGTCCCCCTGGGACACCGTTTCGTACTTCACGAGTTGGCGATGACCGTCCGGCCCGGCCTCCTCGCCGTGGGCCCCTCGCCCGCCGAGCCCCTGCTGCGGCTCGCCGTCACCGACGTCACCCGCCGCGGCGGCCGCCCCGCCGGATTCCGCTACGAGGCCGACGCGCTGCTCGGCGGGACGAGCGTCGCCACCGCGCGGGTCGCGGCGAGCTGGACCAGTGAGGCCGTCTACCGGCGGCTGCGCGGCGGCCGTTCGGCGGCCGACGTCTCGGCGTTGCCCGCACCTGCCGGTCTGCCGCCCGCCGTGGTGGGCCGTGCCTCGGCGGCCGACGTCGTCCTGGCGCCGGCCGCCGCGCCCGGCCGCTGGCGGCTGCGGGTCGATACCGGTCATGCTGTTTTCTTCGATCATCCCCTCGATCACGTCCCCGGGATGCTCCTGCTCGAAGCCGCCTGCCAGGTCCTGGCCGCCGACCCCGCGAGCCACGGCCGCACCCCCGTCTCCTTCGACTGCGTCTTCCACCGGTACGCCGAACTCGACCTGCCCACCTGGATGGAGAGCACCCGGCAGACCGGCCCGGACGGCGCACGGATCCGCATCACGGCCCGTCAGAAAGATTCCACGGTATTCGAGTGTGGGGTGGGGACCGAGGAGCGCTGA
- a CDS encoding ScbR family autoregulator-binding transcription factor: MARQLRAEQTRTTILTAAAELFDRHGYESTSLSDIVEQAQVTKGALYFHFAAKEDLAQAIMELQSRASRQVAAEMEGRGYSSLEALIRTTFGITRLSVEGPIPRAGLRLTTGGVVIRPPLRHPFTELLDITTRRLVSAAQESDLHPDVDAQAAAHALVCFFVGTRVVGRSTESVARQPRRVAEMWHLMIRGLVPVPRRARYLTLATQLERELRAV, encoded by the coding sequence ATGGCGAGGCAGCTACGCGCCGAACAGACCCGCACCACGATCCTCACGGCCGCCGCCGAACTGTTCGACCGTCATGGCTATGAATCCACCAGTCTGAGCGACATCGTCGAACAGGCCCAAGTCACCAAGGGGGCCCTGTACTTCCACTTCGCGGCGAAGGAGGATCTCGCGCAGGCCATCATGGAGCTCCAGTCGCGGGCGTCCCGCCAGGTCGCCGCCGAGATGGAGGGACGCGGCTACTCCTCCCTGGAAGCCCTGATACGCACGACGTTCGGCATCACCCGGCTGTCCGTCGAGGGCCCCATCCCGCGCGCCGGACTGCGCCTGACCACCGGGGGAGTGGTGATCCGCCCGCCCCTGCGGCACCCGTTCACCGAGCTGCTCGACATCACCACCCGCCGGCTCGTGTCCGCCGCTCAGGAGTCCGACCTCCACCCGGACGTCGACGCCCAGGCCGCCGCCCACGCCCTGGTCTGCTTCTTCGTCGGCACCCGTGTCGTCGGCCGCTCCACGGAGAGCGTCGCCCGCCAGCCGCGCCGCGTGGCCGAGATGTGGCACCTGATGATCCGCGGCCTGGTCCCGGTGCCGCGCCGCGCCCGCTACCTCACCCTGGCGACACAGCTGGAACGGGAGCTCAGAGCCGTATGA
- a CDS encoding damage-control phosphatase ARMT1 family protein — MPERSDAPLPPVLLADEPGSFPHGVLAERHPAIIRQVRDASPYGPEQRRALDALLANCLDGVIEPLPADAHDRDRWAAWGAGDHTGRSWFDVPWLWSESYFYRRLLDAVGYFAPGPWQGVDPFRPSKTAELDSPETDEELAALDALTGRPAAEQDQALLHGSLWGNRADLSFRLGATGGTATVGTPPLVADDSDVLWSLLPPTGTATLCLIADNAGRELVPDLLLIARLLTEGRAARVLLHVKPHPYYVSDATHADVLDALRRLVAAPGAAGEHGRVLWAALTDGRLTVRAHPFSCAPLPYADMPPDLREELASATLTILKGDLNYRRLVGDRRWPPATPFTEVTAHFPGPVAALRTLKSDVVTGLDADTEAALVAAEGRKWRTAGTHALIQVRP; from the coding sequence ATGCCCGAACGGTCCGACGCCCCGCTCCCGCCCGTCCTCCTCGCCGACGAGCCGGGCTCCTTCCCGCACGGCGTCCTCGCCGAACGGCATCCCGCGATCATCCGCCAGGTACGCGACGCGTCCCCCTACGGCCCCGAGCAGCGCCGCGCGCTGGACGCCCTGCTCGCGAACTGCCTCGACGGCGTCATCGAGCCGCTGCCCGCCGACGCCCACGACCGGGACCGCTGGGCCGCGTGGGGCGCCGGCGACCACACCGGACGGTCCTGGTTCGACGTGCCGTGGCTGTGGTCCGAGAGCTACTTCTACCGCCGGCTCCTCGACGCCGTCGGCTACTTCGCCCCCGGCCCCTGGCAGGGCGTCGACCCCTTCCGCCCCTCCAAGACGGCCGAGCTCGACTCCCCGGAGACCGACGAGGAACTGGCCGCCCTCGACGCCCTCACCGGCCGTCCCGCCGCCGAACAGGACCAGGCGCTCCTGCACGGCTCCCTGTGGGGCAACCGCGCCGACCTCAGCTTCCGGCTCGGGGCCACGGGCGGCACGGCCACCGTCGGCACCCCGCCCCTGGTCGCCGACGACAGCGACGTCCTCTGGTCGCTGCTCCCGCCCACCGGTACGGCCACCCTGTGCCTGATCGCCGACAACGCGGGACGCGAACTCGTCCCCGACCTGCTGCTCATCGCCCGGCTCCTCACCGAGGGGCGCGCCGCCCGCGTCCTGCTGCACGTCAAGCCGCACCCGTACTACGTCTCCGACGCCACGCACGCCGACGTCCTGGACGCCCTGCGCCGGCTGGTCGCCGCACCGGGCGCCGCCGGCGAGCACGGGCGCGTCCTGTGGGCGGCGCTCACCGACGGCCGTCTGACCGTGCGGGCCCACCCCTTCTCCTGCGCCCCGCTGCCGTACGCCGACATGCCCCCCGACCTCCGCGAGGAGCTGGCCTCGGCGACCTTGACGATCCTCAAGGGCGACCTCAACTACCGGCGGCTCGTGGGGGACCGGCGCTGGCCGCCGGCCACCCCGTTCACCGAGGTGACCGCCCACTTCCCCGGACCGGTCGCGGCCCTGCGGACCCTGAAGTCCGACGTCGTCACCGGTCTGGACGCGGACACGGAGGCGGCGCTGGTGGCCGCCGAGGGCCGGAAGTGGCGGACCGCCGGGACCCACGCCCTGATCCAGGTGCGGCCCTGA
- the cyc2 gene encoding germacradienol/geosmin synthase Cyc2, whose amino-acid sequence MTQQPFELPHFYMPYPARLNPHVDEARAHSTAWAREMDMLEGSGIWEQSDLDAHDYGLLCAYTHPECDGPALSLITDWYVWVFFFDDHFLDMYKRTQDRAAGKAHLDRLALFMPMDPATPMPEPENPVEAGLADLWKRTVPAMSADWRRRFAVATEHLLNESMWELSNINEGRIANPVEYIEMRRKVGGAPWSAGLVEYAQAEVPAAVAGSRPMRVLMETFSDAVHLRNDLFSYQREVEDEGELSNGVLVLETFFGCTTQEAADMVNDVLTSRLHQFEHTALTEVPALALEKGLTPDEIAAVAAYTQGLQDWQSGGHEWHLRSSRYMNERARTSRPWHGLTGPGTSAADIGALLASSGTERLRAHTHVPYQQVGPSLIPDFHMPFQVELSPHLPGARQRLVDWSHRMGILQEGVWDEDRLKAADLALCSAGLDPDATEEALDLSAHWLAWGTYGDDYYPLVFGHRRDLAAAKLTTERLSACMPVDGGEVPLVPSNAMERALIDLWTRTTAPMTPEQRRTFKDAVNSMTESWLWELHNQFLNRVPDPVDYLEMRRSTFGSDLTMAMCRMGHGPSVPPEVYRSGPVRSLENAAMDYGCLINDVFSYQKEIQYEGEVHNLILVVQNFFGCDYPAALGVVHDLMTQRMRQFEHVVAHELPVVYDDFQLSEEARDAMATYVSDLQNWMAGILNWHREVDRYKADYLARRAHGFLPDRPPAVPALG is encoded by the coding sequence ATGACGCAGCAGCCCTTCGAACTCCCGCACTTCTACATGCCGTATCCCGCGCGGCTCAACCCGCACGTCGACGAGGCCCGCGCCCACTCGACGGCGTGGGCGCGCGAGATGGACATGCTGGAGGGCTCCGGGATCTGGGAGCAGTCCGACCTCGACGCGCACGACTACGGCCTGCTCTGCGCCTACACCCACCCCGAGTGCGACGGACCCGCGCTGTCCCTGATCACCGACTGGTACGTGTGGGTCTTCTTCTTCGACGACCACTTCCTGGACATGTACAAGCGCACCCAGGACCGCGCCGCCGGCAAGGCCCACCTCGACCGGCTCGCGCTGTTCATGCCGATGGATCCGGCCACCCCGATGCCCGAGCCGGAGAACCCGGTGGAGGCCGGGCTCGCCGACCTGTGGAAGCGCACCGTCCCGGCGATGTCCGCCGACTGGCGCCGCCGCTTCGCCGTCGCCACCGAGCATCTGCTCAACGAGTCGATGTGGGAGCTGTCCAACATCAACGAGGGGCGGATCGCCAACCCCGTCGAGTACATCGAGATGCGCCGCAAGGTCGGCGGCGCCCCCTGGTCCGCCGGTCTGGTGGAGTACGCGCAGGCCGAGGTGCCCGCCGCCGTCGCCGGCTCCCGGCCGATGCGGGTGCTGATGGAGACCTTCTCCGACGCCGTGCACCTGCGCAACGACCTGTTCTCCTACCAGCGCGAGGTCGAGGACGAGGGCGAGCTCTCCAACGGCGTCCTGGTCCTGGAGACCTTCTTCGGCTGCACCACCCAGGAGGCGGCCGACATGGTGAACGACGTCCTCACCTCCCGGCTCCACCAGTTCGAGCACACCGCGCTGACCGAAGTCCCGGCCCTCGCTCTGGAGAAGGGCCTGACCCCGGACGAGATCGCCGCCGTCGCCGCCTACACCCAGGGCCTGCAGGACTGGCAGTCCGGCGGCCACGAATGGCATCTGCGCTCCAGCCGGTACATGAACGAGCGCGCCCGCACCAGCAGGCCCTGGCACGGGCTCACCGGCCCCGGCACCTCCGCCGCCGACATCGGCGCCCTGCTCGCCTCATCCGGCACCGAACGGCTGCGCGCCCACACCCATGTGCCGTACCAGCAGGTCGGACCGTCCCTGATCCCCGACTTCCACATGCCCTTCCAGGTGGAGCTGAGCCCGCATCTGCCGGGCGCCCGGCAGCGGCTCGTGGACTGGTCCCACCGGATGGGCATCCTCCAGGAGGGCGTCTGGGACGAGGACCGGCTCAAGGCCGCCGACCTCGCCCTGTGCTCGGCGGGCCTGGACCCCGACGCCACCGAGGAAGCCCTCGACCTCAGCGCGCACTGGCTCGCCTGGGGCACCTACGGCGACGACTACTACCCGCTCGTCTTCGGCCACCGCCGCGACCTGGCCGCCGCCAAGCTCACCACCGAGCGCCTGTCCGCCTGCATGCCCGTCGACGGCGGGGAGGTCCCGCTCGTCCCGTCCAACGCCATGGAACGCGCGCTGATCGACCTGTGGACCCGTACGACGGCGCCGATGACGCCCGAGCAGCGGCGCACCTTCAAGGACGCGGTGAACTCCATGACCGAGAGCTGGCTGTGGGAGCTGCACAACCAGTTCCTCAACCGCGTCCCGGACCCGGTGGACTATCTGGAGATGCGCCGGTCCACCTTCGGCTCCGACCTCACCATGGCGATGTGCCGTATGGGCCACGGCCCCTCGGTGCCCCCGGAGGTGTACCGCAGCGGCCCGGTGCGCTCCCTGGAGAACGCGGCCATGGACTACGGCTGCCTCATCAACGACGTCTTCTCGTACCAGAAGGAGATCCAGTACGAGGGCGAGGTGCACAACCTCATCCTGGTCGTGCAGAACTTCTTCGGCTGCGACTACCCCGCCGCGCTCGGCGTCGTCCACGATCTGATGACCCAGCGGATGCGGCAGTTCGAGCACGTCGTCGCACATGAACTGCCCGTCGTGTACGACGACTTCCAACTCTCGGAGGAGGCGCGGGACGCGATGGCCACGTACGTGAGCGACCTGCAGAACTGGATGGCGGGCATCCTCAACTGGCACCGCGAGGTCGACCGGTACAAGGCCGACTACCTGGCCCGCCGGGCCCACGGCTTCCTGCCGGACCGGCCGCCCGCGGTGCCCGCCCTCGGCTGA
- a CDS encoding nucleoside deaminase produces MPPPGPGTRRDSDDRARLDAAGRRAGHGERGGGRRPFGALVVRDGEVVAAGTNRVIAALDPTAHAEVRALRAACAELKSVSLERCWLIVSCEPCPMCLTAALWARVERVVYGADRHDAAAAGFDDAALHELFARRDDVEWPLSVERLDLPHSTEPFDAWRAAPDREEY; encoded by the coding sequence CTGCCCCCACCGGGGCCGGGCACGAGGAGGGACAGTGACGACCGAGCGCGTCTGGATGCGGCGGGCCGTCGCGCTGGCCACGGAGAGCGTGGCGGAGGGCGGCGGCCGTTCGGGGCGCTGGTCGTCCGGGACGGCGAGGTGGTCGCCGCCGGCACCAACCGTGTCATCGCCGCCCTCGACCCGACCGCGCACGCCGAGGTGCGCGCGCTGCGGGCCGCGTGCGCGGAGCTGAAGAGCGTCTCGCTGGAGCGCTGTTGGCTGATCGTGTCGTGCGAGCCGTGCCCGATGTGCCTGACGGCGGCCCTGTGGGCGCGTGTGGAGCGGGTCGTGTACGGCGCCGACCGGCATGACGCCGCCGCGGCCGGGTTCGACGACGCGGCCCTGCACGAGCTGTTCGCCCGGCGGGACGACGTGGAGTGGCCGCTGTCGGTCGAGCGGCTGGACCTGCCGCACAGCACCGAGCCGTTCGACGCGTGGCGGGCCGCGCCCGACCGCGAGGAGTACTGA